In one window of Scyliorhinus canicula chromosome 17, sScyCan1.1, whole genome shotgun sequence DNA:
- the LOC119951160 gene encoding zinc finger protein 239-like, with the protein MEGKSSVYSGENPYTCSVCGQGFNQLSDFSDHKGSRTGGKPWKCGVCEKGFNYPPDLEPHQRSHTGERPFTCSECGKGFTRSSNLMIHQRIHTDQRPFRCSHCESRFKRSSDLNVHQRVHTGERPFTCSTCGKRFTRSSNLLTHQRVHSGERPFTCSECGKGFIQSTFLLQHQQVHTGERPFTCSDCGKGFIRSSDLLTHQRVHTGEKPFICCICGLGFARSSTMLRHQRVHTGEKPFTCSKCGKSFFRSYNLLTHQRIHTREISHLGRHRGTMVSTAATQHEGPEFNSGLG; encoded by the coding sequence atggaaggaaaaagcagtgTTTACAGTGGAGAGAATCcgtacacatgttctgtgtgtgggcAAGGCTTCAACCAATTATCTGACTTCTCAGATCATAAAGGCAGTCGCACTGGGGGAaagccgtggaaatgtggggtctGTGAGAAAGGTTTCAATTACCCGCCTGACCTGGAACCTCATCAGCGTAGTCACACCGGAGAAAGGCCATTTacttgctccgagtgtgggaagggatttactcgatCATCCAATCTGATgatacaccagcgaattcacacggaccagagaccattcaggtgctccCACTGTGAGTCTCGTTTCAAACGTTCATCTGACCTCAatgtacaccagcgagttcacactggggagaggccgttcacctgctcgacatgtgggaagagattcactcgatCGTCcaatctgctgacacaccagcgagttcactccggggagagaccattcacctgctctgaatgtgggaagggattcattcagtcaacTTTCCTGCTGcaacaccagcaggttcacactggagagaggccattcacctgctctgattgtgggaagggatttattcgtTCATcagacctgctgacacaccagcgagttcacactggagagaagccattcatctgctgCATTTGTGGGCTAGGATTTGCTCGCTCATCCACAATGCTGAGACACCagagggttcacactggggagaagccgttcacctgctctaagTGTGGGAAGAGCTTTTTTCGATCATACAATCTAttaacacaccagcgaattcacaccagGGAGATTTCTCACCTAGGGCGGCACAgaggtacaatggttagcactgctgccacacagcatgaGGGAccggagttcaattctggccttgggtga